One stretch of Riemerella columbina DNA includes these proteins:
- a CDS encoding mevalonate kinase family protein — translation MANPLFYAKILLFGEYGIIENSQGLTVPYSFYKGTLKFSDLSSDFEQKSNASLLQYAEYLETLDLPTAFQLDVAALKHDIEAGLFFDSNIPQGYGVGSSGALVAAIFERYSITKYEPEQISKSDLKHLKQVFGTLESYFHGKSSGIDPLICYMNLPILIENKENVDKVALPEAQQGKGAIFLIDSGTVGETGPMVQIFFEKLKNDGFRKTLKEEFIRYNNACIEAFLKKDMNPFFKNLRKLSHWAYEHFRPMIPESIFNIWKKGLDTNSYYLKLCGSGGGGYILGFTQDYEQAEKMLEGFKKEVIYRF, via the coding sequence ATGGCGAATCCTTTATTCTATGCCAAAATATTGCTCTTCGGAGAATATGGCATTATAGAAAACTCACAGGGGCTCACGGTGCCTTACAGTTTTTATAAGGGAACACTGAAATTTTCAGATTTAAGTTCGGACTTTGAACAGAAGTCCAACGCTTCTCTTTTGCAATACGCCGAATATTTAGAAACCTTAGATTTACCAACGGCTTTTCAGTTGGATGTTGCCGCACTAAAACACGATATAGAAGCGGGTTTGTTCTTTGATTCTAACATTCCACAGGGGTATGGCGTGGGGAGTTCTGGCGCCTTGGTGGCTGCCATTTTTGAGCGCTATTCCATTACCAAATACGAACCAGAACAGATTAGCAAATCAGATTTAAAGCATTTGAAACAGGTTTTCGGAACTTTAGAAAGCTATTTCCATGGCAAGAGTTCTGGTATAGACCCGTTGATTTGCTATATGAACTTGCCTATTCTCATTGAAAATAAAGAAAATGTGGATAAAGTAGCGCTTCCAGAGGCTCAACAGGGCAAAGGAGCGATTTTCCTAATCGATTCTGGAACGGTAGGGGAGACAGGGCCTATGGTGCAAATTTTCTTTGAGAAATTGAAAAATGATGGCTTCAGAAAAACGCTAAAAGAGGAATTTATCCGCTACAATAACGCGTGTATAGAGGCTTTTTTGAAAAAAGATATGAATCCGTTTTTTAAAAACCTCAGAAAGTTATCACATTGGGCATATGAGCATTTTCGCCCGATGATTCCAGAGAGTATTTTTAATATTTGGAAGAAAGGTTTGGATACCAATTCTTATTATCTTAAACTCTGTGGCAGCGGAGGCGGAGGCTATATTTTAGGCTTTACCCAAGATTATGAACAAGCCGAAAAAATGCTGGAAGGCTTTAAAAAAGAAGTGATTTATCGCTTTTAA
- a CDS encoding M16 family metallopeptidase, which translates to MRKRLFPLAVASLMGAWLSAQQIKFEEYDLPNGLHVILHQDPSVPVVTTSVMYHVGAKDEQEGRTGFAHFFEHLLFEGTPNIKRGDWFKVVTSNGGSNNANTTGDRTYYYETFPSNNEQLGLWMEAERMRHPVINQIGVDTQREVVKEEKRLRMDNQPYGNLFDSILKALFKNHPYKGTTIGSMEDLNSAKLEEFQNFFKKYYVPNNATLVVAGNINPEQTKKWISEYYGSIPKGAAITRNFPKETPITKQEEVTVYDNNIQIPAYIFAYRTPSNKDRDAYVLDMLGTYLSGGKSSVLYKKLVDEEKKALQVQVANIGMEDYSVFAFFAIPMGDNSVATFEKDIDAEIKKLQTTLISEKDYQKLLNQYENQFVNANSTIEGIAHSLADSYVLKGDTNLINKELDIYRSITREDLRAAAQKYLNSNQRIIINYLPSKK; encoded by the coding sequence ATGAGAAAAAGACTTTTTCCTTTGGCTGTGGCTTCCTTAATGGGGGCGTGGCTGAGTGCTCAACAAATTAAATTTGAGGAATATGACCTCCCTAACGGGCTGCATGTGATTTTGCACCAAGATCCATCGGTGCCAGTGGTTACCACTTCTGTGATGTACCATGTGGGCGCCAAAGATGAACAAGAGGGCAGAACGGGTTTTGCTCACTTTTTTGAACACCTTCTTTTCGAGGGAACGCCCAACATCAAGCGCGGCGATTGGTTTAAAGTGGTTACCTCAAACGGTGGTTCTAACAATGCTAATACCACTGGCGACCGCACCTATTACTACGAAACTTTCCCTTCTAACAACGAACAATTGGGGCTTTGGATGGAAGCCGAAAGAATGCGCCACCCTGTGATTAACCAAATTGGTGTGGATACCCAAAGAGAGGTGGTAAAAGAGGAAAAAAGACTCAGAATGGACAACCAACCGTATGGAAATCTGTTTGATAGCATCTTAAAAGCCCTGTTCAAAAACCACCCGTACAAAGGCACCACCATCGGTTCTATGGAAGACCTTAATTCGGCGAAGTTAGAGGAGTTCCAAAATTTCTTCAAAAAATACTATGTACCGAATAACGCTACTTTGGTTGTAGCAGGCAACATCAACCCTGAGCAAACCAAAAAATGGATTAGCGAATATTACGGTTCTATCCCAAAAGGCGCTGCCATCACCAGAAATTTCCCGAAAGAAACGCCGATTACCAAGCAAGAAGAGGTAACGGTTTATGATAACAACATCCAAATTCCAGCCTATATTTTTGCGTACAGAACGCCTTCTAATAAGGACAGAGATGCCTATGTTTTGGATATGCTCGGCACTTACCTCAGCGGCGGAAAATCTTCGGTATTGTACAAAAAATTAGTTGATGAGGAGAAAAAAGCCCTCCAAGTGCAAGTGGCAAATATCGGTATGGAGGATTATAGCGTATTTGCGTTTTTCGCGATCCCAATGGGCGACAACTCTGTAGCGACTTTTGAGAAAGACATTGATGCCGAAATCAAGAAGTTACAAACCACGCTCATCTCAGAAAAAGACTATCAGAAACTTCTCAATCAGTATGAAAATCAGTTTGTAAACGCTAATTCTACCATTGAGGGCATTGCGCATTCCTTAGCGGATAGTTATGTATTAAAAGGCGATACCAACCTCATCAACAAGGAGTTAGACATCTACCGCTCTATTACCAGAGAAGATCTGAGAGCCGCTGCCCAAAAATACTTGAACAGCAACCAAAGAATCATCATCAATTATCTACCATCTAAAAAATAA
- a CDS encoding geranylgeranylglycerol-phosphate geranylgeranyltransferase produces the protein MNAKKQPQYSWLSYRQSQVVGFLLSARALGLIFYTLTLYVSTFFLFNQEESLRSFVFDYKVHGIILCSVLSIAAGGLINQFYDREKDRLTRPFRSYLQSFIKQKYILYSYLLLNVLSLGMAYLLSSRIFIFFLIYQFLIWFYSHKLSRWVVVNHGVYVSLSLYPFFGLLVYYQYFSYKLFWMAVFLFLTLLMIDILKDYTTRRADFLFGYQTLPIVFGSKVTRIVLFFLMMMNAGAAGVVVTYVRHSYFLKYYFMASIGVFVLMGIKLLFSKPIKVVLLINWLKIWIFIGVGCMFLNGVYERF, from the coding sequence ATGAACGCTAAAAAACAACCTCAATATTCTTGGCTTTCGTATAGACAATCCCAAGTGGTGGGCTTTTTGCTGAGTGCAAGGGCGCTGGGGCTGATTTTTTATACGCTAACGCTCTATGTTTCCACCTTTTTTTTATTCAACCAAGAGGAGAGTCTTCGGAGTTTCGTTTTTGATTATAAAGTGCACGGCATTATCCTGTGTTCCGTGCTATCCATAGCGGCAGGGGGGCTGATTAACCAGTTTTATGACCGAGAAAAAGACCGCCTGACCCGACCGTTTCGCTCTTATTTACAGTCATTTATTAAGCAAAAATACATTCTGTATTCCTATTTATTGCTGAATGTCTTATCGTTGGGGATGGCGTATTTGCTATCGTCACGGATATTTATTTTTTTCCTGATTTATCAATTTCTGATTTGGTTTTATAGCCATAAACTGAGCCGCTGGGTGGTGGTCAACCATGGGGTTTATGTATCGCTGTCGTTGTATCCATTTTTTGGCTTGTTGGTATATTATCAATACTTTTCTTATAAGCTATTTTGGATGGCGGTCTTCCTATTTTTAACCTTGTTGATGATAGACATTCTGAAAGATTATACCACACGCAGAGCCGATTTCCTCTTCGGTTACCAAACTTTACCCATCGTTTTTGGCAGTAAAGTGACCCGCATTGTCCTTTTCTTTTTAATGATGATGAATGCTGGGGCGGCGGGCGTGGTGGTGACCTATGTTCGGCACAGTTATTTTTTGAAATATTACTTTATGGCGTCCATCGGCGTTTTTGTGCTGATGGGCATCAAGCTCTTATTTTCAAAGCCGATCAAAGTGGTATTGCTCATCA
- a CDS encoding M16 family metallopeptidase, translating to MKQIKYIAVAFLISGMFSAQKIDLNAMPKPGPTPTINIAQPKTFTLANGLTVMVVENNKLPRVNMSLSMDRPPVYEGDIVGVSSIMADQLGKGTKTLSKEEFNSKIDFLGATLRFSDAGASANTLSKYFPEVLALMGDAMINPKFSAEEVQTSKERSLEGLKSEEKNASAIANKVSNALIYGKNTARGEFETPETINKIQPKDVENFYKKYYAPDNAYLVIVGDVDFETVKKQVEKTFGKWKKSGVKIPMPQPAQNVAKTEINLVDVPNAVQSIIQVGNISTLKMKDPLYFAGAMANYILGGGGEARLFMNLREKNGFTYGAYSSLSTGKYSPHFEAEASVRNEVTDKAVTEFMNELKGIATVTPEELERTKAKMKGSFIMSLEKPETIARFALQQKVQDLPANFYTNYLKSIDQVSAADISKVVKANILPNQSRIFIAGKASEIAEGLEKLGYPVKYFDANANPTAKPEAKKIAADVSVESIAKNYITAIGGQEKVAKINSLTTVAKATVQGMPMELTLISGKGGKSLMELKMMGNTLQKIVFDGKDGYMEAQGQKIPMPEEAKKEAAKKTEIFPELAFKNGAGYELKGIENINNEEAYAVKHGDTTYFYSVKTGLKVGENQTQKMGDQEMVIPTVYSDYREVEGVKLPFKITQNMGGTDLNFEVQRYDINKAIATDFK from the coding sequence ATGAAACAGATCAAATATATCGCAGTAGCATTTTTAATTTCAGGGATGTTTTCTGCACAAAAAATAGACCTCAATGCGATGCCCAAACCGGGACCTACGCCTACAATCAACATCGCCCAGCCTAAGACTTTCACCCTTGCCAACGGCCTTACCGTGATGGTGGTGGAGAACAACAAACTCCCAAGAGTCAATATGAGCCTCAGCATGGACAGACCGCCTGTGTACGAGGGCGACATTGTGGGCGTGAGCAGCATTATGGCGGATCAATTGGGCAAAGGCACCAAGACGCTCAGCAAGGAAGAATTTAATTCAAAAATAGATTTTTTAGGCGCTACGCTCCGTTTCAGTGATGCAGGGGCATCTGCCAATACACTGTCTAAATATTTCCCAGAAGTCCTCGCATTGATGGGCGATGCCATGATCAATCCTAAATTTTCGGCAGAGGAAGTTCAAACTTCCAAAGAGCGTAGTTTAGAAGGCCTAAAATCTGAGGAAAAGAACGCCAGTGCTATTGCGAACAAGGTTTCTAATGCCTTAATCTACGGTAAAAATACCGCGCGTGGCGAGTTTGAAACTCCAGAAACCATCAACAAAATACAACCGAAAGATGTAGAAAATTTCTACAAAAAATACTATGCTCCAGACAATGCTTACCTCGTGATTGTGGGCGATGTGGACTTTGAAACAGTTAAAAAACAAGTAGAAAAAACTTTCGGAAAGTGGAAAAAATCAGGGGTAAAAATCCCGATGCCACAGCCTGCACAGAATGTTGCCAAAACGGAAATCAATTTGGTTGATGTGCCGAATGCCGTGCAATCCATCATCCAAGTGGGCAATATCTCTACGCTAAAAATGAAAGATCCGCTCTATTTTGCAGGGGCTATGGCGAATTATATTTTAGGTGGCGGCGGCGAGGCGCGTTTATTTATGAACCTTCGTGAGAAAAACGGCTTCACTTATGGTGCTTATTCTTCGCTGTCTACGGGTAAATATTCTCCTCATTTTGAGGCTGAAGCCAGCGTGAGAAACGAGGTGACCGACAAAGCCGTTACCGAATTTATGAACGAGCTGAAAGGCATCGCTACCGTTACGCCAGAGGAATTAGAGCGTACCAAAGCGAAGATGAAAGGCAGCTTTATTATGTCTTTGGAGAAGCCAGAAACCATCGCCAGATTTGCTTTACAACAAAAAGTGCAAGATTTGCCTGCCAATTTCTACACCAATTACTTAAAATCCATCGACCAAGTGAGCGCGGCGGATATTTCTAAAGTGGTGAAAGCCAACATTCTCCCTAACCAATCGAGAATTTTTATCGCTGGGAAAGCCTCAGAAATTGCCGAAGGTTTAGAAAAATTGGGCTATCCTGTAAAATATTTTGATGCCAATGCCAACCCTACCGCCAAACCAGAAGCGAAGAAAATTGCAGCAGATGTGAGCGTGGAGAGCATTGCCAAAAATTACATCACCGCCATTGGAGGACAAGAAAAAGTGGCGAAAATCAACAGCTTGACTACCGTTGCCAAAGCGACCGTACAAGGTATGCCAATGGAACTCACCTTGATTTCAGGGAAAGGCGGTAAAAGTTTGATGGAGCTCAAAATGATGGGCAACACGCTACAAAAAATAGTGTTTGACGGCAAAGATGGCTATATGGAAGCGCAAGGTCAAAAAATACCAATGCCTGAGGAAGCGAAAAAAGAAGCAGCTAAAAAGACCGAAATCTTTCCAGAACTCGCTTTCAAAAATGGTGCTGGCTATGAACTGAAAGGCATAGAAAACATCAATAATGAAGAGGCATATGCCGTAAAACATGGCGATACCACTTATTTCTATAGCGTGAAAACAGGGCTTAAAGTTGGTGAAAATCAAACGCAAAAAATGGGTGACCAAGAAATGGTAATCCCGACCGTTTACTCTGATTATCGTGAAGTGGAAGGCGTAAAATTGCCATTTAAAATCACCCAAAATATGGGTGGCACCGATCTTAATTTTGAAGTGCAACGCTACGACATCAACAAAGCCATCGCTACCGATTTTAAATAA